AGGTTCCCTGGAACCAGGCGGCCTGTTCGGGGGTCATGCTCATGTGGGTTCTGCTTCCTCTGGGGGTGACGATTTCCTCTGGGGGCGACGATGGGTCGAGCGGGGCACTACCAGGCCCGGCGTTCGTAGTCGGTTCCGCCGATGGTGACCCAGACGTCGGTGCGGCCGCCGTAGCCGTGGTAGCAGCCGAGGTCGAATGTCCCGTTGGCGGGAACGGACACCGATCTGTAAGTGGAGAAGGACCTGGTCACTCCGCTGTTGCAGGTCACCGTGTAGGTGCCTGCCGGGAAGTCCTTGGTGGTGACCCGGAACGTCGCGCAGGTGCCGTCGTTGCAGTTCGCGTTGCTGACAGGTGTTCCGCGCGTCACCCACGCCCGCGGCGGCGGCGGATCACTCGTGCGCGCGGATGCCGAGGCGACCGGCGACCAGGTCCCGTTCGAGTCCTGCGCTCGGACGTCGATGCTGTGGTTCTGCTGGTACCCGTTGCCCACCGTGCGGGAGCCGCTGGCCCCGACGTCCTGCCAGCCGCCGCCGTCGATCCGGATCTGCGTGGTCTGGATCGGACGACCGTTGTAGGAGCGGTCGGAGTTCCAGCTGACCTCGACGCTCGTGCCGAGGTTCCTGGCGTTGGCCGCCGGAGCCTGGGGTGGGCCGAACGGGGTCTGCGCGACGCCGTTGGATGCCGCGCCGACGTACTGCACGCCGTCGACGTTCGCGACGCCGCGCACCTCGACCGTGTAGGACGTGCCGTTGTTCAGCCCGCCGATCCTGTTGTTCCCCGGCATCCCGGCCCAGCCGCCGCCGTTGAGCCGGTACTGGTAGCTCACCTCGGTCGTCTTGGCGCCGTTGCGGTTGCCCGCCGACCACACGACGTCCACGAACCCGTCGCCCGCGTTGACCGCACTGATGGACGGGGCGGACGGGGCGATGACGCCGCGTCGTGGCGCCGACATCGCGCTCCACTCGCCCCAGCCGGCCTTGTTGTGGCCGCGGATGCGGTAGGTGTAGCCGTTCTCCGAGGTCGGGACCACGACCGCCTGGCTGAAGGATCCCGGACTGGGCGTCAGCGTCCTCTGCAGACTGGACCCCTCCCAGACCTCGAGCTGCAGCGCATCGATCGCGTCGCCGTTCGCCGGCACCGTCCCCCAGTTGACCTGCATCTGCGCCTGGTTGCCCACGGGCTGCAGTTCCGCCGTCGTCGGCGCACCGGCCGCCAGCGGGGGCCCGGCGGGCACCTCGGATGCCGACCATGCGCTCCAGCTGGAGGGATCGGGCGCGCGGTTGTGCGCCTGCACGCGCACCTGGTAGTTGCCGCCGTTCTCCAGGCCCTCCCACGTGAGCGAGTTGCCGGTCACCTCTTTCTGGGTGATGCCGGACGGCGGGGCGGGCGAGATCTGCAGCGTGTACCGCTCGACGGGCGAACCCGGTGTCGTCGGCGTGGTCCAGGAGACCTGGAGCGACTTGTCGCCGAACTTCAGGGTCGGGGGGTTGGGCGTGTCGGGACGCGCGTCCGGGCGGGCGACGGCCGACGAGCCGGACGGCTCGGACTCGCCCACGCGGTTCGTCGCGGTGACCTGGAAGACGTACTCGACGTTGTTCGTGAGCCCGTCCAGGGTGCAGGTCGTCGACTGGCACTCCTTCGAGTACGAGCCGCCCTGCACCGACTTCACCGTGTACTTGGTGATCTCGGCCCCGTTGTTCGACGGAGCGCCGTATGTCACCACCACGGTGCGGTCCTGCACGCTCGTCACGGTCGGCGCGCCCGGCGCGTTCGGGACGCCCTGCACCGTGAGCACGACCTGGCCGGTCGCCTGACGATCGGCGTCCTCCGTCGCATCCTGGATCGTGTAGCGCACCACCATGGTGCCGACGAAGTCCTTCGACGGCGTCGCGACGACGTCGTCTCCCTTGATGCTCACCTGACCGGAGCCGGTCTCGACGTTCGCCGTCAACAGCTTGAGCGGCGTCTCCGGGAAGGGGTTGAAGTCGTTCGCGAGCACCGGAACGGTGACGCTCTTGCCCTGATCGGCTTCGGCGACGGTGTCGGTGTTGGCAGCGGGCATCGCGCGGTTCGAGGCGGTGACCTGCACGAGGACGGAGCCCTCGACGGGTTCGGTCTCGCCGTCGCTGACGCGCAGCGTCAGCGTGGTCGCCGTGCCCTTCTTCGCGTTCGACGATGCCTCGACGAGCAGCTTGTCGCCGTCGATCTTCGCGGTGATCCCCTTGCCCTCGCCGCCGACGAGCGTGTACTTGTGCTTGCCCTTGTCCTCGGGATCGGGGTCGACCGTGAGCGCGGCGAGGTCGAGGACGCTCGCCTTCTCGCCGGGGGCCACGTTCATCTGACCGCCCACGAACTTCGGCGGCTGGTTGTCGGGCGGGAGCACGTTGATCGGGATGCTGAGCGTGGCCTTGCGACCCTCGGGGTCGTCGGGTCCCGTGCCGTCGGTGACCTCGAACGTCAGCGAATCCTGACCGAAGTATCCGGGCGCCGAGGTGTACACCAGTGTGCGCTCGTCCTTCACGAGGTCGGAGCCGTCGGCCTTGAGAGCGCTGACCTTCGCGTGCTCGGTGATGACGACGTCGCCGCCACCGGCCACGGTGACGTACTTGTCGAGCGGCACGTCCTTGGTCTCGCCGCTCTTCACCTCGAGCGGCTTGGTCGAGGTCAGCGTCGGGCGCAGGCCGTCCTGCGACGGGACGAAGATGAACGCCGAGGACTGCAGCTCGTCCTGATCCGTGAGCGTGTACCGGATCAGCTGCAGCTCGTCGGTGACGGTGACACGCACCTTTCCGTTCTCCAGCACCGTCGCGCCGGGCCCGACGTCGAGCGCGAGGCGCTCGGTCGTGCCGTCGGGATCCTCGTCGTTGTCGAGGATGTCGAGGTCGGCGGTGAGACCGCCGTCTTCGAGGTCGACGGGACGCAGCCGGTCGTCTCTCGCGACCGGTGCCTGCAGCGGCACGTTCTCATCGACCGTGACCTGCAGCACGGCCGTCGCGGTCGCGCCGCGCGCGTCGCTGACCGTGTACTGCAGAGACGACTCGAGTGCGCGGTCGGGCGCCTGCACGAGCACGCGGTCTCCGGAGACGCGGGCCTCCAGCTCGCCGGGGATCTCGAGCCCCTCCTTCACGAGCGAGATCTTGTCGCCCTCGGGGTCGGAGTCGTTGAGCATGACGGGCACGGCGATCTCACGACCGGGACGCACCACGACGGCATCCTTCACCGCATACGGCGCCTGGTTGACCTCTTCGGCCGGGGCGATGCCCACGCGGATCGTGGCGGTGCCCTCCTTGCCGAGACGGTCGCGCACCCGGTACTTGAAGACGTCGACACCCGTCGCTCCGTCGAGCGCCTCGTAGGTGAAGTAGTCCTGCGCGACCTCGGTGATGCGCCCCTTCGTCGGATTCGACGCGATGTCCAGGAGCTCGACCGAGTCGCCGTCGGCGTCGATCCCGTCGAGCGGCACGGCGATGTTGGTCTCGGTGCCCGCGAGCGTGCGGGCCACGAGATCGCGTGGCCGCGGTGCCGCGTTCGTCTCCTCGTCGATCGGCAGGATCTGCACGGTCACGTACCCGGCGGCCTTCTGCTGGCGGGAGTCCACGGCCTCGTAGGTCAGGTAGACGGTCTTGGCGACGTCGCCGGCCTTGAACCGCACCTCGTCCTGCGAAACGAAGGCCTCGCCGTCCTCCGGGTCGACGAAGGGCTCGATGAGCTCGGGGGCGAGGTGCAGCGCGTCGTCGCTCGGATGCGTGTCGTTGTCGAGCACCGGGATCGTCACCACATCGCCGGCGCGGACGTACACCGAGTCGGGGTTGGCGACCGGCTGCAGGATCTCCTCGGGCGCCGGGATCGGCACCACGACGACCTCGCCCTCGGCGGACTGCTCGCCGTTGGAGATCCGATACGCGATGCGGACCTGCTCGTCGAGGGTGCCCTGGTCGGTGATGCGGAGAGTCTCGTGGTTGAGCACCGACACCGAGACGCCGGTGCCGGGCTCGACCGAGACGGACTGCACGACGAGGATGCCGCCGGACGGGTCGGTGTCGTTGTTGAGCACGCCGATGAGCGCGTCGCCGCCGGTGGGCAGCAGCGCCACATCGCGCACGGCGACCGGCGGCAGGGTCACCTCGGCGGCCTCGGTCACGTCGATGCGGACGAGTCCCTCGCCGTTCTCCGGGCCGGCGGTCGCGAGGTACTGCACGTAGTACACGCCGACGGTCGGCGCGGTGAAGCTGAAGGTGTTGTTGGTGATGTCGGGCAGCACGGTGGCACCCGGGACCTCGTCGACGCGGCCGAGACGCAGGCGCTCCCGACCGGAGCTGGTGTCGTTCGCCAGCGGAGCGACCGTGATCTGCTCGCCGACACGCGTGACCACGTGGTCGGCGTTCGTCTTCGGCTTGGTGGTGCCCTGCGGTCGCACATCGAGGGTGACCGTGGCCGTGGCGTACTCGCCGAAGCCGTCGGCGACCGTGACCTGGATGTCCTTGCGGCCCTGCAGGCTGGCCGTCGCCTTATAGGTCAACTGGCCGTCGGTGCTGAAGTCGACCTCGTCGCCGGGGGCCGCGACGACGTCCTTGAGGTAGATGTCGTCGCCGTCGGGGTCGATCCAGTCCGGGAGGATGTTGTACGACACCGTGCCGCCGGTCTCGACCGTGAGCGAGGTCTTGCGCTTGGGCGTAGGTGCGCCGTTCGTGCCCTCGTCGTGCACCGACAGCGTGACCGTCGCGGTGTCCTTGCCGCCGCGGCCGTCGTCGACCTCGTACTGGAAGGTGGACGTGCCCGAAGCGTCTTCGGCGACGGCGATCTGCAGCGAGGCGCCGTTGTAGATCGGCTGGACCGTGCCGATCGACGGCTGCTCCTGTGCCATCGCGGCGACCAGGACGTCGCCGTCCGGATCGTTGTCGTTGTCGATCACCGGGAGCAGCGCCGAGGCGCCGGGCCGCACGCCGAACGAGTCATCCTCGGCGATCGGCACGGTGTTGATCTCGCTGCGCTCCGGGAGCGTGGTCTCGACCGTCTCCTCTGTCGAGTCGTCCTCGTTCTCGGTCTCGCCCTCGGGCGGGGTGAGGTCGTTCCAGTTGTCGACGCGCTGGAGGCTCTCGTTGGCCAGCCACGCCGCGCCGCCGACGGCGTCGTTCAGGATGATCACGTCGCGGTTCACACGGAAGACGAGGCTCTTCGACTCCTGCGCCTCTTCGATCGTGGCCGAGACGTCGTTCGCCGACCCTGCGCACTCGCGCACGAACGCGCCGGTGCCTCCCCAGGCGCCGTAGGTGCAGCCCTGCAGCCACACGGGAGCCGCCGGGGAGCCCTTGCCGCCGGCATCCGTCGTCGTCACCTCGGAGCCGTCGAGCGGAACGCGCACCAGCGCGGATGCCGTCGCTACCGCGACCGCATCCGTCTCGGCCGAGGCCTGCTGGATCACGGCGCCGTCGGCGTCGGGGATCTCGGTGCGGAATCCGCCGGGTGTCAGCACCGCACCGGATGCCGTCTCCAGGACCACCGGGGTTCGACCGACGGCGGTGATGGTCACCGGCTTCGACGCATCGAGCGCGCCGACCGAGGCGGTGGACGA
This genomic interval from Microbacterium sp. LWH11-1.2 contains the following:
- a CDS encoding Ig-like domain-containing protein; the encoded protein is MRARPKMLASAAGVTVGVIAITTMALTYEGFPTTKVDLNDGGVWITKTSGLLVGHFNHESTVLDGGLRTAGEDYDIVQDAANVLVVDEGASTVTAVDPARVSLGDSAGIPSSAKVAMGLQTAAILDKKSGDLWVVPVKGIASFEIEAADPVAELGEGADVVVAEDGTVFALSSANGEVVTVPVDNEGEPLESSTASVGALDASKPVTITAVGRTPVVLETASGAVLTPGGFRTEIPDADGAVIQQASAETDAVAVATASALVRVPLDGSEVTTTDAGGKGSPAAPVWLQGCTYGAWGGTGAFVRECAGSANDVSATIEEAQESKSLVFRVNRDVIILNDAVGGAAWLANESLQRVDNWNDLTPPEGETENEDDSTEETVETTLPERSEINTVPIAEDDSFGVRPGASALLPVIDNDNDPDGDVLVAAMAQEQPSIGTVQPIYNGASLQIAVAEDASGTSTFQYEVDDGRGGKDTATVTLSVHDEGTNGAPTPKRKTSLTVETGGTVSYNILPDWIDPDGDDIYLKDVVAAPGDEVDFSTDGQLTYKATASLQGRKDIQVTVADGFGEYATATVTLDVRPQGTTKPKTNADHVVTRVGEQITVAPLANDTSSGRERLRLGRVDEVPGATVLPDITNNTFSFTAPTVGVYYVQYLATAGPENGEGLVRIDVTEAAEVTLPPVAVRDVALLPTGGDALIGVLNNDTDPSGGILVVQSVSVEPGTGVSVSVLNHETLRITDQGTLDEQVRIAYRISNGEQSAEGEVVVVPIPAPEEILQPVANPDSVYVRAGDVVTIPVLDNDTHPSDDALHLAPELIEPFVDPEDGEAFVSQDEVRFKAGDVAKTVYLTYEAVDSRQQKAAGYVTVQILPIDEETNAAPRPRDLVARTLAGTETNIAVPLDGIDADGDSVELLDIASNPTKGRITEVAQDYFTYEALDGATGVDVFKYRVRDRLGKEGTATIRVGIAPAEEVNQAPYAVKDAVVVRPGREIAVPVMLNDSDPEGDKISLVKEGLEIPGELEARVSGDRVLVQAPDRALESSLQYTVSDARGATATAVLQVTVDENVPLQAPVARDDRLRPVDLEDGGLTADLDILDNDEDPDGTTERLALDVGPGATVLENGKVRVTVTDELQLIRYTLTDQDELQSSAFIFVPSQDGLRPTLTSTKPLEVKSGETKDVPLDKYVTVAGGGDVVITEHAKVSALKADGSDLVKDERTLVYTSAPGYFGQDSLTFEVTDGTGPDDPEGRKATLSIPINVLPPDNQPPKFVGGQMNVAPGEKASVLDLAALTVDPDPEDKGKHKYTLVGGEGKGITAKIDGDKLLVEASSNAKKGTATTLTLRVSDGETEPVEGSVLVQVTASNRAMPAANTDTVAEADQGKSVTVPVLANDFNPFPETPLKLLTANVETGSGQVSIKGDDVVATPSKDFVGTMVVRYTIQDATEDADRQATGQVVLTVQGVPNAPGAPTVTSVQDRTVVVTYGAPSNNGAEITKYTVKSVQGGSYSKECQSTTCTLDGLTNNVEYVFQVTATNRVGESEPSGSSAVARPDARPDTPNPPTLKFGDKSLQVSWTTPTTPGSPVERYTLQISPAPPSGITQKEVTGNSLTWEGLENGGNYQVRVQAHNRAPDPSSWSAWSASEVPAGPPLAAGAPTTAELQPVGNQAQMQVNWGTVPANGDAIDALQLEVWEGSSLQRTLTPSPGSFSQAVVVPTSENGYTYRIRGHNKAGWGEWSAMSAPRRGVIAPSAPSISAVNAGDGFVDVVWSAGNRNGAKTTEVSYQYRLNGGGWAGMPGNNRIGGLNNGTSYTVEVRGVANVDGVQYVGAASNGVAQTPFGPPQAPAANARNLGTSVEVSWNSDRSYNGRPIQTTQIRIDGGGWQDVGASGSRTVGNGYQQNHSIDVRAQDSNGTWSPVASASARTSDPPPPRAWVTRGTPVSNANCNDGTCATFRVTTKDFPAGTYTVTCNSGVTRSFSTYRSVSVPANGTFDLGCYHGYGGRTDVWVTIGGTDYERRAW